A part of Prolixibacteraceae bacterium genomic DNA contains:
- a CDS encoding toll/interleukin-1 receptor domain-containing protein: protein MIFLSYHSKDKGVVVPIAERLIRIYGQDNVTCDCWSRRPGYDLIKKMKKGIDKDCCVFIFLTPNSMKNPMELAKWQNALVISSQEQCLTIPVISSKEEVPMSFPSDSYIDLNCSDKEMVMLQMIQVVRDHSGEGSSNLVYTKEYVSDSEVIITLKAMCRLEEPCRFLFLTTLGRNEMKVTPVVESMLLLRHFMEDLGDNTENINGMFVEINEEVDPDYPVRFRVKNPKGDKIIVTGILHQESNREWSRLPLESK from the coding sequence ATGATCTTTTTAAGTTACCATTCAAAGGATAAAGGTGTTGTTGTGCCTATTGCAGAACGTTTGATAAGGATTTATGGACAGGACAATGTGACCTGTGACTGTTGGTCGAGGCGACCAGGGTATGATTTGATTAAAAAGATGAAGAAAGGCATCGACAAAGATTGCTGTGTGTTTATCTTTTTAACTCCTAATAGTATGAAAAACCCAATGGAGTTGGCGAAGTGGCAAAACGCGTTAGTGATATCAAGTCAGGAGCAATGTCTTACGATTCCTGTGATATCTAGTAAGGAAGAGGTGCCCATGTCTTTTCCTAGCGATTCTTATATCGATCTGAATTGTAGTGATAAGGAGATGGTAATGCTACAGATGATACAAGTTGTTAGAGATCATAGTGGGGAAGGGAGCTCTAATTTGGTTTATACTAAGGAGTATGTGTCGGATAGTGAGGTGATTATTACCCTTAAAGCTATGTGTCGCTTGGAAGAACCTTGTCGTTTTTTGTTTCTGACCACTTTAGGGCGGAATGAGATGAAGGTCACTCCGGTTGTTGAATCGATGTTGTTGTTGCGACATTTTATGGAAGATCTAGGGGATAACACGGAAAATATAAATGGCATGTTTGTAGAAATCAATGAAGAGGTTGATCCTGACTATCCTGTGAGGTTTAGGGTGAAGAATCCCAAAGGCGATAAGATCATTGTTACGGGAATACTTCATCAAGAAAGCAATAGGGAGTGGTCAAGACTTCCTCTCGAAAGCAAGTAA
- a CDS encoding M48 family metallopeptidase, protein MSEKIAWQCGGREVSVEVIRGNRKHAGLEVEVSGVVRLKVPEKASIEQVERLLEKKRDWLRKQLNELVDQPMPPSVKRYVSGECFMLYGKSLRLKVKPINFEMVKLEGGYLTLYLGKEATKARAAQLVDRWYLNRAKKDIRPMFEEQWKRCCRTLATNKEVTMEFRKMERRWGSCSVEGKILLNPSLVQAPLHCIRYVIVHELCHVKYHHHGPQFYALLDRLLPDWRVSKNELDRMEF, encoded by the coding sequence ATGAGTGAAAAGATAGCGTGGCAATGTGGAGGAAGAGAAGTCTCTGTGGAGGTAATACGGGGCAATAGAAAGCATGCAGGATTGGAAGTGGAAGTTTCGGGTGTTGTGCGACTGAAAGTTCCTGAAAAGGCTTCTATTGAGCAAGTAGAGAGGTTGTTGGAGAAGAAAAGAGATTGGCTGCGAAAGCAACTTAATGAGTTGGTGGATCAGCCTATGCCTCCATCGGTGAAACGCTATGTTAGTGGAGAGTGTTTTATGTTGTATGGCAAGAGTCTTCGCCTGAAGGTGAAGCCTATAAACTTTGAGATGGTGAAGCTAGAGGGAGGATATCTCACTCTTTATTTAGGAAAAGAGGCCACTAAAGCTCGTGCGGCACAGTTGGTGGATCGATGGTATCTGAATAGGGCAAAAAAGGATATCAGACCGATGTTTGAGGAGCAATGGAAACGATGTTGTCGAACTCTGGCTACGAATAAAGAGGTGACCATGGAGTTTCGTAAGATGGAAAGACGTTGGGGTAGTTGTAGTGTGGAAGGTAAGATTCTATTGAATCCCTCTTTGGTTCAGGCTCCATTACATTGTATACGCTATGTGATTGTACATGAACTGTGTCATGTGAAGTATCATCACCATGGCCCTCAATTCTACGCTTTGTTGGATCGTCTTTTGCCTGATTGGAGGGTAAGTAAAAATGAATTGGATCGAATGGAGTTTTAG
- a CDS encoding HsdR family type I site-specific deoxyribonuclease, protein MNYTTKSTPDTKELVRSQLPALKQLVKMGYRYLSPVEVMEMRGHKTSGVLLEGVLLEWLSANNHIVQRGDRYDFEEGKLREAVRLLKNFSTTEGYMKANAFVYDMLTMGVDISQTIEGDSKDRPLKYIDWDCWENNVFHVTEEYSVMRDGMDETYRPDIVVFVNGIPLVVIECKRPGGTGAKSPITLGIEQHIRNQQRDGIRSLYYYSQLLFSLSGTEGKYGTSGTPEEFWSVWKEVFLSVEEKQAYYQKLDALLSQPLELQEERAIYAQREYLKEDSGTASGQERLLYRLMQPKVLLDFIRNYTLFDKGVKKVARYQQYAVIGEAMLRIEQLDRNGQRQGGVVWHTQGSGKSLTMVMLAQLIARSSDLIPRAKIILVTDRVDLDKQITDTFKHCGIDTIRATSGIHLATLVKEKKKVVITTIVDKFENAVRNTKPDPSEDVIVMIDEAHRSQYGGRFVEMQRLFPNACFLAFTGTPLMKEEKTKNKFGSYIGKPYTMEAAVEDGAVVPLVYEGRMVPVMANDKAFEAQVERVIGDLDEEVQVVLRNKVMTLNRLKATDSMLREIAMDISDHYVKNIQTSNPQGKAKAQLVAPTIATALKYKRYIEEYRKVTCAVVVSETDNREGAQSVLSEGDLKAEEKAFFKWVKDEFGNMKNYTERITDNFKNGNKPEILIVVAKLLTGFDAPCDTALYLCRSLKEHTLLQAAARVNRLFPGKDYGFIVDYWGNLKNWQEAKEMYTDLGDLEKEDLERMEGTLTPVNDLVRDLPERHDELLRLFAQRGAKDRDYNSYSELLAEETLREKFYDALLAFSKLLKVCMASVYFVNNTPAEEIERYKKDLKFFVVLRNDVRFRYGDEHDYSSYEYQLEQLMNQYVLPEGTTIQLTKRVNLHDDEAYMKAYEARYGKAGKADVIASKIKKNISIRMDEDAAYYKNIGEQLKELVALYRADRIGELDYLDQVEQLESEVREKEAGMERADNGVPSSVREHPSVFPFFRLSEENWNDIQDRDGFHAALALKTEEVVFEKIYFDDQVRVDWVGNIDIENAFKQQLEDVVFDLLEPYEGKRVDWNRIDDYIREVLRNVKANHQ, encoded by the coding sequence ATGAACTATACAACCAAAAGTACTCCTGATACGAAAGAGTTGGTGCGATCGCAGTTGCCAGCCTTAAAGCAGTTGGTGAAGATGGGCTATCGCTATCTGTCTCCTGTGGAGGTGATGGAGATGCGAGGCCATAAAACCAGCGGTGTGCTGCTGGAAGGGGTTTTGCTAGAGTGGCTTTCGGCCAATAATCATATTGTGCAGCGAGGGGATCGATATGATTTTGAAGAGGGTAAATTACGAGAGGCGGTACGTCTTTTGAAGAATTTTAGTACGACCGAAGGATATATGAAAGCCAATGCGTTTGTGTATGATATGCTTACGATGGGGGTTGATATTTCTCAAACGATAGAAGGGGATAGTAAAGACCGTCCGCTAAAATATATCGATTGGGACTGTTGGGAGAACAACGTGTTTCATGTGACCGAGGAGTATTCGGTGATGAGAGATGGAATGGATGAGACTTATCGCCCCGATATTGTGGTGTTTGTAAATGGTATTCCACTGGTGGTGATAGAGTGTAAGCGTCCGGGTGGCACAGGGGCTAAGTCGCCTATTACTTTGGGGATTGAACAGCATATACGAAACCAACAGCGCGATGGGATACGTAGCTTATACTACTATTCTCAACTGCTCTTTTCGTTGTCGGGAACAGAAGGGAAGTATGGCACTTCGGGGACGCCAGAGGAGTTTTGGAGTGTTTGGAAAGAGGTGTTTTTGAGTGTTGAGGAGAAACAGGCCTATTACCAAAAGTTGGATGCGCTGTTGTCACAACCCTTGGAGTTGCAGGAGGAGCGAGCCATATATGCCCAACGTGAATATCTAAAAGAAGATAGTGGTACGGCAAGTGGTCAAGAGCGTTTGCTCTACCGTTTGATGCAACCTAAGGTCTTGTTAGATTTCATACGTAATTATACTCTGTTTGATAAGGGAGTGAAGAAGGTCGCCCGTTATCAGCAGTATGCTGTCATTGGAGAGGCGATGTTACGAATAGAGCAATTGGACCGAAATGGACAGCGTCAAGGCGGGGTTGTTTGGCATACACAAGGGAGTGGTAAATCGCTTACGATGGTGATGTTGGCACAGTTGATTGCGAGAAGCAGTGATCTTATTCCTCGTGCTAAGATTATCTTGGTGACGGACAGAGTGGATTTGGATAAACAGATCACTGACACTTTTAAGCATTGTGGGATAGATACCATTCGTGCAACCAGTGGTATTCATCTTGCTACGTTGGTTAAAGAGAAGAAGAAGGTGGTGATCACTACGATTGTCGATAAGTTTGAGAATGCAGTTCGTAATACGAAACCAGATCCTTCGGAGGATGTCATTGTGATGATCGATGAGGCCCATCGAAGTCAATATGGCGGTCGCTTTGTGGAGATGCAACGTCTTTTTCCCAATGCCTGTTTCTTGGCATTTACGGGAACTCCCTTGATGAAGGAGGAGAAGACAAAGAATAAGTTTGGTAGTTATATCGGCAAGCCTTATACAATGGAGGCCGCTGTGGAGGATGGTGCGGTGGTCCCTTTGGTGTATGAAGGGCGTATGGTGCCTGTGATGGCAAACGACAAAGCATTTGAGGCACAAGTGGAGCGTGTGATTGGAGATCTTGATGAAGAGGTGCAGGTGGTGTTGCGTAATAAAGTGATGACGTTGAATCGTTTGAAAGCGACCGATTCGATGCTTCGAGAGATTGCCATGGATATTAGTGATCACTATGTGAAGAATATCCAGACTTCGAATCCGCAAGGGAAGGCCAAGGCACAGTTGGTGGCGCCTACAATTGCTACTGCTCTGAAGTATAAGAGATATATTGAGGAGTATAGAAAAGTGACGTGTGCCGTGGTGGTGTCCGAAACAGACAATAGAGAAGGGGCGCAGAGTGTTTTAAGTGAGGGTGATCTAAAGGCAGAGGAGAAGGCATTTTTTAAGTGGGTGAAGGATGAGTTTGGAAATATGAAGAACTACACCGAAAGGATTACGGATAACTTTAAGAATGGGAACAAGCCAGAGATACTGATTGTGGTTGCGAAGTTGTTGACGGGTTTTGATGCACCATGTGATACCGCGTTGTATTTGTGTCGTAGTTTGAAGGAACATACGTTATTGCAAGCAGCAGCACGAGTGAATAGACTGTTTCCTGGGAAAGATTATGGCTTTATCGTGGATTATTGGGGTAACCTGAAGAATTGGCAGGAGGCCAAAGAGATGTATACGGATTTAGGAGATCTGGAAAAGGAGGACTTGGAACGTATGGAAGGCACTCTTACTCCTGTGAATGATTTGGTGCGCGATTTGCCAGAGCGTCATGATGAGTTGCTTCGATTGTTTGCTCAAAGAGGGGCAAAGGATCGGGATTATAATAGCTACTCTGAGCTGTTGGCAGAGGAGACATTAAGAGAGAAGTTTTATGATGCTTTGCTTGCTTTTTCTAAGTTGTTGAAGGTCTGTATGGCTTCGGTATATTTTGTGAATAACACTCCTGCTGAAGAGATCGAGAGGTATAAAAAAGATCTGAAGTTCTTTGTGGTGTTACGTAACGATGTACGTTTTCGTTATGGGGATGAGCACGACTATAGTTCATATGAATATCAATTGGAGCAGTTGATGAATCAATATGTGTTACCAGAAGGGACTACCATTCAGTTGACTAAGAGAGTGAATTTGCATGATGATGAGGCTTATATGAAGGCTTATGAAGCACGTTATGGAAAAGCAGGAAAAGCAGACGTTATTGCGAGTAAGATAAAGAAGAATATCTCCATTCGTATGGATGAAGATGCAGCCTATTATAAAAATATTGGTGAACAGCTGAAAGAGTTGGTGGCTCTGTATAGAGCCGATCGAATTGGAGAGTTGGATTACCTAGACCAAGTAGAGCAGTTGGAGTCAGAGGTGAGAGAGAAAGAAGCGGGGATGGAGAGGGCCGACAATGGAGTTCCAAGTAGTGTAAGAGAACATCCGAGTGTCTTCCCTTTCTTCCGATTGAGTGAGGAGAATTGGAACGATATTCAAGATAGAGACGGATTTCATGCTGCATTGGCACTAAAGACAGAAGAGGTGGTGTTTGAGAAGATCTATTTTGACGATCAAGTGCGAGTGGATTGGGTGGGTAATATCGATATTGAAAATGCTTTTAAACAGCAGTTGGAAGATGTTGTGTTTGATCTGCTTGAACCTTATGAAGGGAAGCGTGTTGATTGGAATAGGATCGATGATTATATTCGAGAGGTTCTACGAAATGTGAAAGCAAATCATCAATAA
- a CDS encoding aconitate hydratase: MAFDFDLIKGVYQQMASKIITARETLGRPLTYTEKVLLSHLYSGSDVRDFQRGVDYVNFAPDRVAMQDATAQMAILQFMQAGRPKVAVPSTVHCDHLIQAKDGAKRDLEVAEVTNKEVYDFLSSASQKYGLGFWKPGAGIIHQVILENYAFPGGMMIGTDSHTPNAGGLGMVAIGVGGADAVDVMTGLSWELKFPKIIGIKLTGQLNGWCSAKDVILKVAGILTVKGGTGSIVEYFGEGAQSLSCTGKGTICNMGAEIGATTSLFGYDEQMYDYLVATGRKDVAELANLYKNLLTADQEVYAEPNKYFDEVIEINLDTLEPYINGPFTPDLATPLSEFAATAVKNGWPLNMDVGLIGSCTNSSYEDIARAASIAKQAIANNIDFKSEFTVTPGSEQVRYTVDRDGYLGVFEKIGGQVLSNACGPCIGQWARHNAADLDENSIMTSFNRNFAKRNDGNPKTHGFVASPEIVTAFSIAGRLDFNPMTDTLINKDGVEVRLVEPSGDRLPMKGFDVDDLGFIAPDDRKDVAVVIDPDSDRLQELTPFNVWDGKDLVDLPLLIKAKGKCTTDHISMAGPWLKYRGHLDNISNNLLIGGVNFFNEKTNSVKNQLTGEYGAVPDVARVYKANHIQSVIVGDENYGEGSSREHAAMEPRHLNVGAVLVRSFARIHETNLKKQGILAVTFKDPKDYDKVKENDRFSFLGLAEFTPGKSILVKIVHDDGSEDLFEVNHTYNELQIEWFKAGSCLNYIKRINK; this comes from the coding sequence ATGGCATTCGATTTTGACTTGATAAAAGGCGTCTATCAACAGATGGCTTCTAAGATTATTACTGCAAGAGAGACTTTAGGTAGGCCTTTGACCTATACAGAGAAGGTTCTTCTTAGTCATCTATATAGTGGGAGTGATGTAAGAGATTTTCAGCGGGGTGTGGATTATGTGAATTTTGCACCTGATCGTGTAGCAATGCAAGATGCCACAGCACAGATGGCAATCTTACAGTTTATGCAAGCTGGTCGACCTAAGGTTGCAGTTCCTTCTACGGTACATTGTGATCACCTTATCCAAGCAAAAGATGGAGCAAAGAGAGATTTAGAGGTGGCGGAAGTGACAAATAAAGAGGTTTATGATTTTCTTTCGAGTGCGTCACAGAAATACGGTCTTGGCTTTTGGAAACCAGGTGCAGGAATTATTCACCAAGTTATTTTGGAGAATTATGCTTTCCCAGGCGGAATGATGATTGGAACCGATTCGCATACTCCTAATGCTGGAGGTTTAGGAATGGTGGCTATTGGTGTTGGTGGTGCTGATGCTGTGGATGTAATGACAGGGTTGTCGTGGGAGTTAAAGTTTCCAAAGATCATTGGTATTAAGCTTACAGGTCAATTAAATGGCTGGTGTTCGGCTAAAGATGTTATTCTTAAAGTGGCAGGTATCCTAACGGTAAAAGGAGGAACTGGTTCTATTGTAGAGTATTTTGGGGAAGGGGCACAATCGCTATCATGTACAGGTAAAGGTACGATATGTAATATGGGTGCTGAAATTGGAGCGACAACCTCTCTGTTTGGTTATGATGAGCAGATGTATGACTACTTGGTGGCAACAGGGCGTAAGGATGTTGCGGAGTTGGCTAACTTATATAAGAATTTATTGACCGCTGATCAAGAGGTTTATGCCGAGCCTAATAAGTATTTTGATGAAGTGATTGAGATTAATTTAGATACATTAGAGCCATATATCAATGGTCCTTTTACTCCTGATTTGGCTACGCCATTGAGTGAGTTTGCTGCGACGGCAGTGAAAAATGGTTGGCCATTGAATATGGATGTGGGTTTGATTGGATCGTGTACTAACTCTAGTTATGAGGATATCGCTCGTGCTGCATCTATAGCTAAACAGGCTATAGCGAATAATATTGATTTTAAATCAGAGTTTACTGTAACTCCAGGGTCTGAACAGGTTAGATATACCGTAGATAGAGATGGTTATCTGGGCGTGTTTGAGAAGATAGGAGGACAGGTTCTTTCGAATGCTTGTGGTCCATGTATTGGACAGTGGGCAAGACATAATGCGGCGGATTTGGATGAAAATAGTATTATGACTTCATTCAATCGTAATTTTGCGAAACGAAATGATGGTAATCCAAAGACACATGGTTTTGTGGCTTCGCCTGAAATTGTTACAGCATTCTCTATAGCAGGTCGTTTAGATTTTAATCCGATGACTGATACCCTTATTAATAAAGATGGGGTAGAGGTTCGACTTGTAGAACCTTCGGGTGATCGATTGCCTATGAAAGGGTTTGATGTAGACGATCTTGGGTTTATTGCACCTGATGATCGTAAAGATGTGGCGGTTGTGATAGATCCAGATTCAGATCGACTGCAAGAACTTACTCCTTTTAATGTTTGGGATGGTAAAGATTTGGTAGATCTTCCGCTGCTGATTAAAGCAAAAGGAAAATGTACTACAGATCATATCAGTATGGCTGGTCCATGGTTGAAGTATAGAGGTCATTTGGATAATATTTCTAATAATTTATTGATCGGTGGCGTAAACTTCTTTAATGAGAAGACAAACAGTGTAAAGAATCAGTTGACTGGGGAGTATGGTGCTGTTCCAGATGTGGCAAGAGTCTATAAGGCGAACCATATTCAATCTGTGATTGTTGGAGATGAGAATTATGGGGAAGGATCTTCAAGAGAGCATGCTGCAATGGAGCCTCGCCACTTAAATGTTGGTGCTGTATTGGTTCGATCTTTTGCTCGAATTCATGAAACGAATCTTAAGAAACAAGGTATTCTTGCTGTTACTTTTAAGGACCCTAAGGATTATGACAAGGTGAAAGAAAATGATCGTTTCTCTTTTCTTGGCTTAGCGGAGTTTACTCCCGGTAAAAGTATATTGGTGAAAATTGTTCATGACGATGGTTCCGAAGATCTTTTTGAAGTGAATCATACATATAATGAATTGCAAATTGAGTGGTTTAAAGCTGGCTCATGTCTGAATTATATTAAGCGAATAAATAAATAG
- a CDS encoding bacteriophage abortive infection AbiH family protein: MNILYILGNGFDLQLGLKTSYNDFYNYYTKLKDNPSEEITKLRSSISNFISNEDSSKFVTTQVVL; the protein is encoded by the coding sequence ATGAATATTCTATACATCCTCGGTAACGGCTTTGACCTTCAGCTAGGTCTTAAAACCTCTTATAACGATTTCTATAACTACTACACAAAGCTTAAAGACAATCCCTCTGAAGAAATAACAAAATTGAGATCTAGTATTTCTAATTTTATATCCAATGAAGATAGTAGTAAATTCGTAACTACTCAGGTAGTATTATAG
- a CDS encoding IS66 family transposase: MNKVDRLEKENKALKEQVQSLLAKLDIVMSEVRALSEENAMLHAKIKTLEDQLSRSKKNSGNSSFPPSRDLSTVKKNQSLRKKSNKKSGGQLGHKGMTLFQDATPTDIESHHPLAKCSCGNRLNPEDARLLCKRQVFDIPPVIEPICIEHRLYENRCSCGQIHKGAMPSNVNAPVQYGPNIRSLILSLHIEHYIPLNRISSLVEELTSYKIGDGTIDNILKHAEKVFTPLYESLRQSIEDANIVGSDETGCKIDGSKGWMWVWQNYELTFITAHRSRGYKVVEENFKDGFTNATLVSDCYASQLKTPAKHYQLCLAHLQRELIYIKQQTNNRWAQDILDLFSEAMKLKREAEEKDFPLDKEASFKTKLLELLNIDINDDQLDEIRTLRQRLIKKIDSVFTFLNHYEVPFDNNASERAMRNIKVKQNVSKGYRTEEGAQRYAMLRSITDTLKKQGKSVLNMIAYWLSCNNVNLSWE; the protein is encoded by the coding sequence ATGAATAAAGTTGATCGTTTAGAAAAAGAAAACAAGGCATTAAAAGAGCAAGTACAATCTTTACTGGCAAAATTAGACATTGTTATGTCGGAGGTAAGAGCTTTGTCAGAAGAAAATGCGATGCTTCATGCTAAGATTAAGACTCTTGAAGATCAACTATCACGTAGCAAGAAAAATAGTGGTAATAGCAGTTTTCCTCCATCTAGAGATTTATCAACAGTAAAGAAGAACCAATCTCTTCGCAAGAAATCTAATAAAAAATCAGGAGGTCAACTTGGTCATAAAGGCATGACTTTATTTCAAGATGCCACACCGACCGATATCGAATCTCATCATCCTTTAGCTAAGTGTAGTTGTGGAAATAGACTGAATCCTGAGGATGCTAGGTTGCTATGCAAGCGTCAAGTTTTTGATATCCCCCCTGTTATTGAACCTATATGTATTGAGCATCGTCTTTATGAGAATAGATGCAGTTGTGGACAAATCCATAAAGGAGCTATGCCATCCAATGTTAATGCACCAGTTCAATATGGTCCCAACATACGTTCGCTAATTCTTAGTCTGCATATAGAGCACTATATCCCTTTAAATCGGATTAGTTCGCTAGTAGAAGAGCTGACTTCCTATAAAATAGGAGATGGAACTATTGACAATATTTTAAAACATGCAGAAAAGGTATTCACTCCCCTATATGAATCTCTACGTCAATCTATTGAAGATGCCAATATAGTTGGATCTGATGAAACAGGTTGTAAAATAGATGGCAGTAAAGGATGGATGTGGGTTTGGCAAAATTATGAACTAACTTTTATCACAGCACATAGATCTAGAGGGTATAAAGTTGTGGAAGAAAATTTCAAAGATGGATTTACTAATGCTACTTTAGTAAGTGACTGCTATGCTTCTCAACTAAAGACCCCTGCCAAACATTATCAACTATGTCTAGCTCATTTACAACGCGAATTAATCTACATAAAGCAACAGACCAATAATAGATGGGCACAAGATATATTAGATCTCTTTTCAGAAGCCATGAAATTAAAACGGGAAGCTGAAGAAAAAGATTTCCCACTAGATAAGGAAGCATCATTTAAGACCAAATTATTAGAACTTCTGAATATCGACATAAATGACGATCAGCTCGATGAAATCAGAACATTACGACAACGATTAATAAAGAAAATCGATAGTGTGTTTACTTTCTTAAATCATTATGAAGTACCGTTTGATAATAATGCTTCGGAAAGAGCAATGCGTAACATCAAGGTAAAACAGAATGTGTCTAAGGGATATCGCACAGAAGAAGGGGCGCAGAGGTATGCCATGTTGCGATCTATAACCGACACATTAAAGAAACAAGGAAAGAGTGTTCTGAACATGATCGCATATTGGCTATCATGCAATAATGTTAACTTAAGCTGGGAATAG